The Juglans regia cultivar Chandler chromosome 10, Walnut 2.0, whole genome shotgun sequence genome includes the window tcatcaactATCCAAACAAGCTCTAAGATAAACAATATTAGACTCTTTGGCAGCCAACTATTGCTCAACTGCATGCATGGGTAACAGGATATTggttttttaacatttttattttctttttgagcaaAAGTTTTTAACAATACTGAGAATGCATAATGTGAAACGACGTCTTAAGTAGACCACATATGGCTTCGTTTGATTCCTTAATtccttttaactcatctcaactcattattataatttttttaaatcttaacataaaatataataaataatttaatttttttaaattttaaaataataataatattaaaaaataatattttaacaatattttatcatctcaacttaattcaatgcagctcacttcaacatctaaacataacCATAATTGGCAAGATTCAAGAACGATTCAGTAGTACGTACGTAGTCGTCGTTTTTTCGTATGGGATTTGTGATGACCGTTAGATGGTACGTGGAGGAGGTTTCAAAACCAACCGGTCCAAATGAAACTCATGTTTCAACTTACACAGGTAGCTTGTAATTAATTTGCTGGGTGTTTGTATTTTTTCGGCGTTGATTCTGAAGACACTATGCCAAAAAGTCAGACAAAAAAGTGATGAACAGTttgaataaatctaaaatttgtataaaataaaattttaacgatgaactttatttttattttaataataaaataatacaattatttattataatttttctaattatcctttcatcattttataatgttACATTAAAAAGTTAGAGACtatctataatattttacttaaaaattattagagactatatattataatctctaatcatctaatgtcacattataaaataataaaaagatgataaataacattactcataaaataaaatttacgcACCTTACAACTATTTATAATAGaatcttctatatatttatcatctttagactacacttaattttttattagttttgttttattattgctAAATCTAAAGATTTtttctacttattatttatatatcatatatttaataaaaaaaagaataaaaatattaaaaaattatatgtgatgtagaaatgatattgaatataatttttctttacaataTTACTGGTATGGTGGCATGATAATATACTATTcgtcattttttttgttcttctgaTAATCTTGCCGCGACAGTTTTACGAAAAAAGAATTCTACaatactttataatatttaaacgTACGATTTGTTGTCCTCTCTTTGTTGGTAAATAAGGTTAGTTCAGCGGGGAATCTCTGGtgcatatttttaatatttaattgaagAGTGAGCTTAATTTCATTTTAGTTTTCAATTAAGGAACATGAATTAATTCCCAAGAATTGTGGTACTTGGACTGGTGCGCCACAAAACCTTTAGTACATGATGTCCTGCTTGAATAGCATTTGGGAGTGTATTTTCTTGTTGCTTTTCGtgctaattttattataataaaaataaatatttatgatgaattattttataataataatgattatttatgataaaaataaatttatttcaataaaaaaaataattattttaactgaaaataattaatcatgaataaataatttttttataataaattggtGCGTGTCCTTTCGTATCTAGTACCTTCAAAAGTGTCTTAGTTCTTGAAAAATATCGTAGCAGATTAGTACTGAAACTTAGGACcggtgtgtttagatgttagattgagttgagttgagatgataaaatattgttagaatattattattattattttaaaatttaaaaaaattaattaatttattatattttatgttaaaatttaaaataattataatgatgagttgagatgagtttaatttccAAACGAAATCTTAAACGATAGTACTGTACATGCATGTGCGTGGTTGGagacataataatattatggaCGATGCTACAGCTACCATTgtagtatgtgttttttttaaagtaattttttatatagatttttttaaaattttttaaaaataaaataaatttagaatattattaaaaacacttacttaattagaaagtaaaaaaaaaaaattattaaaaatacttctttaatcacgaagtaaaataaaaaattataaaaaaatattttttattttacttcgtaaagaattattttttaataatattctgaaatttttttattttttaaaaatatttaaaattattaaaaatatatatataaaataatttaaaaaaacatataaaaaatacatgttagagCTCCGGCGAAAACCCGAGCGGGAGCTCAAGcattattctaatattattgtGTTATCAATCAGCAGGAATCTTAAAGCTGGAAAATATGACTGTAGTTATTACCTTACCAAAGCGGTAATTAAAGTACATCAAAATAATCAGCCCAAAGCAGTTTATATTGCCAACAAGCTGTGCCCACATGACAAGATTATGACTCGGAAAATTGGATGGTCTGTGAATTTTTGTTCCAATATGCAAGCTAGCTAGGCATGCATTCAAGTACTTGGgaacaacatgcatgcatgccagaTCTTGAATCGCAAAGGTGAAAGGCTGGAAAAGTGCAGTACCGGTAGCTACTCTTAACTTTTGGCCTGTCTTAGAGATCAGAGATGGCAAGTAAAACTGCATGTATGCCTTCCTCGACCTTTCCAGCTTCAATTGGAGTTAAGAGGATTAATTAATGGTGTGGCAatccatatgcatgcatgcatgcgcgcgCAGGAATCCGAATATTGCTCTTGATAAGATTTATTAGGTAGCGAGAAACCGTGCaagtattacaaaaaaaattatttatttgtaatttgttaattctaataaaatgattatttatgattaaaataaatatattttaatcataaataatttttttgtcacaATCAAATGGTCatgtatatctattttttttatagtaaaattcACGAGCATCAGACCGAGTtgagattattaatttgataaTGATAgtcttattactttttattactcatttattattatttttatttatttttatttaatagttaaagaagtgattattaataaaattgtatattttttttaatattaaagatgttaaaaaatatttaaaagaaaataataaaaaaataaattacaaatatattataaaataaaaaaaagatggtgGGAGAATAATAAGTTTACCATTATCCTTATTAATTATGTAACGTTTGATTTTTCGTCTACCAATTAAAATCGGCCGTCAAATCCGACATGACCGACCACCTGCATGCAAAAAGAGGACAGAAACATgagttaatatttattttctttatttgcaaGCTACTTTATttggtatatataattaagtagcTAATTGCTACTTGACTAGCGACAAGCTAGCTTTTGAGATCTTTGTGCTAGGTCATGTGGTGGTGTTTTGGATTTTACGAGCAGCATGGCCCTGTGTCATTCCCTGCCTGGTTTCCGTTTAGTGGCATTCTGCTGTTTTTCTGCCCTTGGCTAGCTAGGTATCCTGTTTTAATTCTGTTGTCTTCTTTGTTACTTAACGTCTAGGTTGATTCgagatttgttttttctttctttaaagaaaaaaatctattcatcatctcaactttcatcatcctcccatcatcctatgatgtggcattagatgataggtttacaagtgaaatataataaataatttccaatcacttaatgtcacatcataagatgatggaatgattattaaaattaggatgatgagtagcattactcttttaatttGGCAGTTGGTTTGAACTTTGGGTGTGTACTGACTCACCTCTACGTATCGGCATCTCTGAGGCAAACAAGCACATGTATTTGCTTTCCACTAGTGTCGAAGAAAAGTTTATACCCAAAATCGAATACTTCGAAAATATCGGATTTTCGCACAGAGGCGCAGTATCAATCGGAGATTTCCACAGCATACAAttatgcaaaaggaaaaaagaaacaagctTTATCCTTGTTAAACGACATCAAGACAAAATGTTTAGATTAAGCATGTGTAACAAAGCAGGAAGACTCATCAACGTATCATCGTCTTATTTGAAACGTATGGTAAAGTGGTGATATTGGTAATCACAAGCCACTGAATGCCATAGCCAACAAGGCCCACCGCCCATGAAAGCAGAGAAAGGAAACgaagtaaaaaataaaggaaaaacagaGACGAAAATACTAAAACTTGAACatcggaaggagaagaagagaagagaagttgATGCAAACCGAACAAAGCAAAGAAAACGATCCATTGATTCTCTCCTAGTAAAACTTGTAGCTTTTGCCACTCGTCATCCGTCACTCCAAGTAAATCATTTCAGACTCTTGGGTTGTGGATGATAGCATCGTGACGAAGAGAAATCGGGAGGGGGGGAACGGAGGTGATGTAAAGAGAAGTGGGGAAGTGGGATGTGGGTGGCTAGGGTTTCGTGTTTTATGAGGCGGGTTGTACGGGTCGAACCcaattaaaactattttttggtGTGGGTCGGGTCAAGCGGATGGATCGGGCCAAACAGGTTTTTGCACAGCCCTAAGTGAATGTAAGTACCCCTATATTACTTGGAATGGAAAAACTGTTGCCAGATTAATCACTGTTTCAAGCTGGCCACTACTAATTACAATATTCTATACTAGTTCTTTaaagtgtatatataagttCATATGTGATTTGAActtttcttggattttgataaattaaagataatagAGCCGAtcttaatttagaaataatgtTTGATTTAAGTCTTGCCAACTCCAACGAAATGTCCTTGTATAGTCCTGATGATCGAGTACATCAGAAATTTTAGAGGGGCAGATTAATGTAGGATATAATAAAGTACTCATGATAGGATTGAGCTTTAATTTCTTGATCAATTGTTACAAACCATACTAAAGTCAATTTCAATCATTAGTGCATAAGTACTTGCAGAGTCGTGCTATGTACAACGTGTCATAATAACCTAGCTAACAAGTATATTGAAGATTTAAAggacaagaatatatatatattattattatagagtctatatatatatatatatatatatatatatataaggtttagATCATGTGACTTCTTATATCCGCGTCATGAATGTTATTGAAGCTAATAACCACAATCAGAAATATAAGATTTAAGTCATTCAGgtcatttataaattaacaacgTACAAGTCGTACTTGGAAATAGTCAGGATTATAAATACCAATTACGAGTGCTTGTATTCATGTATTCAAAGATACATTAGCAACGATGATCGATATATTCTATTTGCAACTGATTGAAATTGTTGCAGAAACTGACCATTACCAACGAAAGtatttctggttgggattgAGTTTTGCTTTCGCGGCTTTTTCAACAAATGATGATCAACGAAGTAACATAGTTGCAATTAGACAACGGCACCCAGAAATTGATTATCACCAACGTCAAGCGCGCGACATGATATATAATTCGTTTCAAAAAACCTACGCTCGATCTGTTGTAGTGATGAGAAAATGACCTTACATATGTATatcatagatttaaaaaatggtcAGGAGAGGTTGTAATTATGTATTGGATTAAATATGGCAGAAGATCAGTTGTGAATTATAagatcctatatatattatatggccAGTGTCAGGACGTACTATGGAAAATAAGACTAGCTAGTAATGACCGGAAATTCTACATGAagaccctagctagctagctagcttactGCATGGGGTTGGTTATGGATTTTCGATCGTTCTCTCATCAGCATCGAGATCTACACTAcccttttgtgtgtgtgtgtgtgtgtgtttttctttctttctgaagATGGAACCGAAAGGTTTAAGGGGCCGGTTTGACTGTGAGATACACGGATCGATCAAGTTCGGTGAGttgagatatatattaattttcgtTTATGTGATGATAAACATACCGCGTGCATGCATGGTTCAAGTTGAATATTCACAGGTTATTATATAAGCTGCAACGTCGGGACCGGGAGTGTATATTAAAACCTCGTACTGCCCatgataaattaaagattttgtaCAAGCTGTTTTCCCGAATCACATCACATGGGGGAAAAATGCAGGTGCAAACTTGTGGATCCTGTTTAAGAAATAGGTAGATTAATTAATGTCATGATCTTgatcttttactttttgagttaatttttataaaattaaatttattttaagttaatttacatgattatattgattgattgaatttattttcatctagATTATATAAGAAGGtcatattctgaaatttttattctaaattaaaataaaataattaaatagtaaaCCAATACTAGTAAAAGAAGCATAAATGTACAATCATGCATCCTCGATTTTAAAACAGATATTTAATAAGTTGGCAATTAGCTAGGTTTACGCCTTACGGTCAACGAGAAGGGCAAAATAATGGATTAATAATATTGGTGATCGATAATGCATATATGGCATGGCAGCATGGTCAAGTCTACCTTAAATCTAGAATGTGCAACAACCCGCCTAAATCTAGATAGTCCCAACCCTAGCTACCAGCTTGACTCAACCCCGTCCAACATTTTCATCACGCTTCCGGTGGACTGCATGCTATCATCGGCGTCATTAATTATATTAGAGAAGTACCGttagacataaaaaaaattatataaaaataaatttataaattgatataatttaatgtgatctattaaatttatttataataataatctaacacACTGTATCAATccaactatatcaatttatgaatttatttttatgtcatattttggtgactaaaatattttagattatattataaTAGGTACCAGTACTGTTCCCGATGGCCGCTTCTGATCCCCGTCTCGTACGCATGCACGTGCTTGTAAGAAGATTTGTGTTGGCTTGTGAGAATTAGCTAGATTTTAACAAAAAGGTTCAATTATCAATCATTTCTGGCTTAAGTTTTGATTATTTCGCTAGTCATCGATATTTTTCATGGCAAGATATTAATTGAAACTCATCCAAAAGCAGTACGCCGTCAGAATTCACCGGCCGGGGCAACCATATATTGCCTTGACTTCTTTGAACAAATGATCAAAACAATAACCACCAAAAGTGGCGGCCACTCAAGtcctaatattttattaccaGTACTGGTAGTACTATGTatgtcatgtgtgtgtgtatacacacacactgaGCTTGACAGGATGATCTCTTAATCTTATCAATCGCTGCACCGGCTAGCTGTTTGCACCAATGATCATGTTGATTCAATCCTTATTTAAGGATATacgtacacacacacatacttgCCGCTAAGATAATATCGATCGGCAGCCAAACATGTCAATTaagtatgtatgtgtgtgtgtatatatatatatatatatttatagaagagCCAGTAGTCACATACATAGCAGTCttgtcccaaatttattaagaaCCCCTCACTTTtgacggaggaataccgtgattACAATCAAGGTACTTGGGAGATTATCATAACACCTCTCAAATACAGCCCAATGACCTTCAAACAAATAAACGAACTAAACAAACTTAGAAAAAAACCAGAGCAGCGCTGCATACAAGCCTAACAAGCCTAAAACAAGCCTAACAAGCAACGCAAAAAGCAGCGCTGCATACAACGCCACGCTACAAATGTTCTGCACTAACCCGCAAAAAACCACCTTTGCATTAATTCCTTGCATCATGCGATTTACACCGAATTGATGCAAGGCCCCATTTATCTATTCTAATCAAACCTCGCAGCATAAAAGGTAAGTCTATAGTGTTTCTCCATTCCGCATCTCCCTCGCTTGCACCCCATCGAGCGAGCCAATCCTCAACAGTGTTCCCTTCCCTAAAAATATGAGAGTACTTATAATCCATGTTCTTTTTTAGCTCCTGAATCTCCTCCCAATAGTCCTCCAAATACCATATGCCACACCGATTCTTCTGCAGCCATGACAGGACAACCTTTGAATCCAATTCAATATCAATAGCAgacaagtttaattgtttacaACGTTTAATTCCCTCCAATAATGCCCGTAACTCTGCTTGTGTACTATCTCCATAGcctaaattcatataaaaagtcaATAAAACAGACCCCTGCATATCCCGAATTACCCCTCCAGCCCTCGAAATTCCTAGGTTACCCAGGCAACTCCCGTCCATGTTTAGTTTGACTCTACCATGTAAAGGCTTTGACCAAGAAATGAGTTGAATGGGTTGTTGTTGAATAGGAATAGGATAAACATTCAAGCTCCAAAAAATGTAAGAATCAGTCTGGTTAAACTTTTTAAACTTAGCAAGACCTTGTCCAAGCACACCTACCTAGTGTTTGATAGAAAGCCATACCGCCTGAATTGACTCAACTTTGTTCTCCATTCGAGCAGAGCACCTTCTGCCCCATAATCTCCAAGAAATGATAATAGGCAATAAACCAAGTATGACATCTATTTGTGAGGAATTCGAGACTCTCCGAAACCAACTAAGACAAGTTTCACACCATGATCTTCCAACCAATAGCCCAAGTAAAGAACCACATTTTTTCTAAATCTCAGCTGCAACCTCcccttcaaataaaacatgattaagATCTTCATACTTCCCTTGCttacaataattatatttcGAAGCTAGGGGAATTCCAATCCACCTAATTTTGTCATCCACTACTAGAGTACCATGCCACGCCTTCCACATAAAAACAGAGAATTTTTTTGGGAGAATACtattccatatccatttatgTCCCTCTAGAATAGGACTTCTCACTCGAGTACAATCCCAAGCcgattttgtagaaaaattttCACTCTCAGTTTTGGTCCAGATAAGCAAATCTTCTCCCTCTTTGCTCCTTGCTAACACATTAATGACATTTTCAACAAGTTTCGTGCCCACCAGTCTTTCTAAAAGATCCACATCCCATCTATTTTTAAGCTTGCaatctttgatttttgaaagatgCTGTTCAACCACTGGCAAAGCTTCAGCAAATGACTCATGTGCCAACcacttatcataccaaaaaaatacattcccATATTTGATCTTCCTTTTAGTATAATTCAAAAGAGTAGGAATATTTTTTGCAATCATACACCAAAACCTTGTACCCTTTGGAGGACCAAGTAACATAAAAGGTTTATTGCCTACATACTTCTTTCGAAAAAATTTGCCCAAAGTGAGTTATTATGCATAAGTTTCCATGCATGCAAATCTTAACTGAAGAGCTTTTTGCATTTCTTCAAAAGGTCTAATTCCCAAACCTCCTTCTGCAATTGGCCTACATATATTcctccaagccacccattttctctttcctcttccatccctttctccccaaaagaaatatatattttttaagaaatatatatatatacatatacatataaatatattcatttccAGCCATTGTGAAGACATCTGTgactagtattatttttttaaggcttACTCTCGAGCAAAAATTGTTTTCTAATccattattttaagagtaatattgTTATATAGGTACAGTAATAAAATGTGTAGGCGatgcataattatttaaaaaaaataaaatttattattaaaaaattaatttttttcttttatatctcatatttattcactatcTTAGAAGAAATATTTACGTGACACTTACATATTAATTTgcgactataaatatcatttccattATTTCAATAcgtaataaatattacaagtGAAAATGACATGCATCTGCCATCTATACTTAACGGCAAGCAGTAAGAGGTTGATAACAGTGCAGTACTATCCTCTTCAACCCTAGGACTGTACGACCCACCTAATTACAGCCAAAACCACCGGTCCAAGTCAACAACCTTCCCCCATCCCCCACTTCCTCATCACAACTATATCTACGCCCATGATCCCTTCCAAGTTCTTGGCccgtctccctctctctctctgcctgcATTAATTTCTTGGAGTTTCTGAAAAAGATTAGGGATCGAGATAATTGGAGACGGATCGAAGACAACACAGTCCAATGAGAAAACCTTGCTCTAAACAAGAAGGCACCAACAACAAAGGTGCTTGGTCCAAACAAGAAGACCAAAAGCTTATCGACTACATCCAAACCCACGGCGAAGGCAGTTGGAGTTCCCTCCCAAAGGCTGCAGGTAATTTGCCattgaaaatttattctaataaCTACCTTGGTGGTCTCGATCATGGTCATGAATTTCTTTTGATTTGGTGGGAAAAGAGCGATCGATGGAACAGCTTCTTCTTAActctttcttaatttctttgattttttaatcacctaattaattaacttgttTATTCTCGTGGACTAGGGTTGGATCGTTGTGGTAAAAGTTGCAGGCTGAGATGGATAAATTATCTGAGACCAGATATCAAACGTGGTAACTTTGGTCAAGATGAAGAGGACCTCATCATCAAGCTCCATGCCCTCCTAGGCAATCGGTACATATCTTCTGATCGAATATCTCAGCTTTTCTTTGACATATATGCATCAACGAACTTGATCgaacatatacatacatatatatatatatataaattaacgtaTAAATATACGTACATGAgcttgtgtatatatatgcatctgcGCTCACACGCGTCATGTAAGTCATATTCTAACAAATggtcgtacgtacgtacgtacgtgtgaCTGTTAGGTGGTCGCTAATAGCAGGAAGATTACCTGGGCGGACAGACAACGAAGTAAAGAACTATTGGAACTCTCACATCCGGAGAAAGCTAATAAGCATGGGAATTGATCCAAATAACCATAGGCTAAATCAGCAGATTAATCCTCCTCGCCCTCAACCCAAGTACGTCAACGTTGTTTCTGTAGCTGCGACAACGTCTTCTGAGTCAACGAATTATGATCATGATTGTAAGCCGCCGCCGCTCAAATCCGTAGGCAATGCCGATCATAGGGTTTCTGACGGTACTGCCAGTAGTAGTGTTGATCAAGACGAGATGCCAGCTGCTAATTCCTTGGCCTTGAATCT containing:
- the LOC109021106 gene encoding transcription factor MYB8-like; protein product: MRKPCSKQEGTNNKGAWSKQEDQKLIDYIQTHGEGSWSSLPKAAGLDRCGKSCRLRWINYLRPDIKRGNFGQDEEDLIIKLHALLGNRWSLIAGRLPGRTDNEVKNYWNSHIRRKLISMGIDPNNHRLNQQINPPRPQPKYVNVVSVAATTSSESTNYDHDCKPPPLKSVGNADHRVSDGTASSSVDQDEMPAANSLALNLDLTIAFRPSPVTQLVQEKRQSSISMSTKQVEREPVLVPTLLLF